GATATTCAAACAAGGAATGATTGTctataaaacatttttgacTCAAAAGTTTTATGATCTTGAACTTTATACTAATTGAATCTAGTCATGGGGTAGTTATTTAAAGCTCCTACACCTATTGATGGTGcatgttttcttttcaatatttttcatataactTCCTTTAACTTCTAAAATTAGATTTTTCCATTGCTTTGACTACTGAAACACAAATTGGTACACATGCATGCTTACACGTAcacaagcaaagaaaaatacaagataGTGAAGCAATACTAGAttgaaatttggaaagaaaggaaaacataTAATGAGAGAGCACGCACAGTAAATATACAActacagaaaaaagaaaaaggtaggAAATGGGGCGTACTTCAACATCAGTGACTACAGTTCCATCAGAGAGGACTGCGTGAATCCTTCCCATAACCTAAACAACAAACAGAACTTCATCACTGCATTGTAATAAATCTGACAAAGAGATGCTCTAAAATCTACATTTTTACATGCTTCAAGGTTATCGTTTTACTTTCTTAATGCCCAAACCAAAGAGCTATCTGGGTCTTGCTGAATTTCTTCAGGAAATATTCGTATGATCCATAAAAACCAGAAAAAAGTCCTGTTACTGTCTCTAATATACTTCATTTTCTACTTATTATCTTACAGCTCCTACCAAGAAATTCAGTCCACTACAAATTTCAGCACTATTGGGAACATACAGTTCTGTAGTCCAGGCCTTGATTCTCCTCTGGAGAATACTCATCTGAGCTAATGTCAACAAACTTGATCGTACCATATTGCTTATTCCTCTCTCTGAGCATGTTAACCTGACATTATAATAAAGTTAAGCAcatcaaaaatttaaaatcaccaacttcataaatttaaaacacaaacacacaaattAACCAACATGACACTTATAAGCTAAAATGAAATGCAAGAACAGGTTCTTCAAGGCAGACCTCACGCATGCAAAGCGGGCAGTCCCCATCATAGAGCATTTTAATCTTCCAATTCTGAGGTGAttgttcttcatcttcttctttcttgggTGTTACAGGATCAGCAGTTGCCTCACTTATAGCACGAACTGGGTATCTAAGCCCTGCACCAAACAAaactttcttcaattttttctgtCGCTGATCAAATTATCGAATAAAAACATTAACTTAAATTCGGTTGCACCCAAAGTTGGTTCCTTTCAGACAATGAATCAAAAACATGGAacactatgaaaaaaaaaaagtaacgcAAAACTTAATTTCCAAATTCCAATGAGAATCACTTAATGTTTTTGCACAAACAAGCAAGAAAATTAAGCTTGGAAGATCAAAAATGAGAATATTGATAGAGACTTACCGGGTTGGTATATGGGAAAGGATGTGAATCTATGGGGAGGATGTGAAGGAGGTCCATGGAATTTGAGTTTGAGATGGTGAGGAATTGAAAGGACAGATGGGTTCCTCTGTCTTCCTCCAATGTTACATGCTGCAGCAAAAGCTCCTCTTGATgccattgtttctttttgtgtCAAGTTTTCTGTTTCCCGGAATGACTGGTTCGTTTTTATAACTGCTTTCCCAAACGTGGCTGCGCGGGCTTCACTCAAAATATAAGAATACTTGTCCTCCACTGCGTCCTTTCCTTTGAAATAATTGTAAATtcacctaaaaataaaatgttagtaaatcctttaattaaatgtaatgtaatttgcaattttattataagtaggggtgtcaaaaattaccggggaaccggaaccggaaccggaaaaccgggaaaccgggaaaccggaaaccgggaaaccggggtcccggttccggttccggtttgaaaaatctaaaaaccgggtaccccggttccggttccggtttttggtacccggtttttaccgggaataccggaaccgggtttccattttatttaataatatttatatattattatatttatatattaatatatatattatatatattaatattttttacacttaggtttaggtttagggtattttaaaaaattaaatttttatttctaaggcccaaataggcaaaaataatgattttttaggatttttggactttttaaggtttattttttaattatttggaacaatcacaacaaagcccctttaatttagacaaagaaactaatagatttttttaaaaatgggccaacttatgaaaaaaaaattggcttattttaggcccaatacctaaaataagcccaaaaatcaattttttaaaaaaaccggttaccggaccgggtaataccggaaccggccggtaaccggggtcccggttccggttccggtttctcaaaattgagaaccggggtaccccggttccggttccggttttaggccaaaaaccgggaaaccggaccgggttgacacccctaattatAAGTAAAGTCACCTATTAATCTTTGTCATGTAATTCAATATTCAATGGGAAGAGAAAGGTGTTGGAACAagctattcatattctttaaggCATAAAGAGTAATATTGAAATACTAGTATAAATGGCTGACTACTGGCTCATTGAGCGTAATTAAGTTTATGTGGGGTTCGGTGGAGATGATTAGATTGTAGGTTGCGGGGGCAATGCCCCCGCGCTACGGTACAAAgtattttggagttttttaaaatacgttcatacaattaggatttttctataaatatatatgtccGTACAATGTGCATACATTTACTCTCCTGTAGACGTAGGCACATTATCGAATCATGTAAATCTGTATctcaatttttctttctctttttttttttttttcgattcaATATTATCCGTCATTGTTGTGtacaataacaacaaaatatatgCTCAAAATATGAGTAGTGTTACTAAGAGGATTAGAGTATTTTTTGAGTCAttttaaatgtgatgtgacttttaaaatcactcatagatcaaaattcaataataatcatctcaaattcaatgatgatttttaaaaaacacagcACATTTGGGAAGATTGTataaattgattttaatttaattctcttaattaaattgattaatttttttttaattttaatatgttaattttgtgttaaattcaTGTAAAATTTAATGTCAATGAAATTATAAGCTCTTCTTACAATAGACCATAATAATATTacaaacaaaatgatgaaaagtcTCAAAGGGATAATTCAATTGGCTGAGAGACCACGTCTAATAAAATAGAGATCACTAGTTTAAATCATCTTACTATTATGtagatatgccaaaaaataaCAATGATGCAAAATAAAGGGGTACCACAGCAAAAGCCACTATTTCATTTTCCACCCccacactcttcttcttctttttttttttttttttttttttttttttttttttttttttttttaatgtttttcgtCTGAGAACCTCAAGATTGAGAAACGAGAGCATTTGGGACTCCCTTAGCAGCTTCTCTACTTCATTCACCGATCTCGCTCTCTGTGAGCTCAGGGGTTTCACCGGAAATGGCGTTCTTGCTTAACAAAACCGGCGTCGTTTCTCATTTCCGATCTCATATTTCCCAGGTACGCGCACTACCGCTCTTCTCTACTCGATTCCCCTGGCTTCGACGTCCTTTTCTTTCGATTTCTTATGTGTTTCTTTCTCCGATTTGTGCTCTGCTCTGCTAAAGCAGAAGACGGAGGACGCGCTCTCTCTCGCGCGCCGCGCGTACCACATCGAACCCGGGCCTCGCGAGAAAGCCGtgagtctctctctgtcttctATTTTCGCTCAAATTGCTCTCCGTGTGTGTGGGTGGGATAGATATCTATTAGGGTTTGTAGATATGTCCATGAAATAGATATACGTTGATATTCTTTTATTGCTTTGCAATGACTTGAGTATCGTTGATAAAACGCGCGTTTAATAATGTCGTAACCTAAGATTTGATCAAGTTAGTGGGAAAAACAGCtcaaaattcttaaatttttcttCTCGAGAATTTGCATATGGTAGTGTTCTCTGAGCTCATATTGATAAAATTAACGTGCACTGAGATTGGGCGCGTTTCATAAACTTGTTTTGAGGGTAACTTTTAAGTATCCTTTTGTGAATCACACTAACTTTTGAGCTTTTGGTAATTGAATTGATAAACGATTTCTTTCGCTCGCTTGTAAGTTCCTTGTAAGTTCTGTTTTACTAATCTGGTCTTTTTTGCAGCTCTTGGAAAAGGACCCAGTCTTGAAGCGATTCAAATCGCATAAAAAGAGTGTGTGGCGGCTTAAAAGAGTTGCTGATGTTGCCACTATTGTTGTTGTCGCAGGTACTACATTGTAACTACTATAAGTCGAAGAAAATGGTCTATGACTATTCTAGCATGcaatttctcttatatactttgTGTTCTTGGGGGTGCCTACAcctttaatgatatttcgattacttgtgttaaaaaataaaagaagagtatTCTAGTATGCAATTGCTCTATGAAAATTTACGTAGCATTGACACCTTCTAAAGGGTTTGATCACAACACTCCTTTACATGCTTGGACATGCATTGATGAAACCCATATGAATTGCTAGAGTTAATCCAGTATGCAATTGATGAAACTCGATTCTGAATCATTATTCTTGCCTGTGATGTCCGTGCATGTGATGTTTATAATCTTTAGATTGATGAACTTTTCTGGTATGCTGCCTAAAGGGCTAAAACTTCTATTAACTCTTTATGAAGAAACCATTGTAAACTTGATGttgtaccatttttttattttattggagtgtgaaaatcaattttgcCCTCCAAAAGCAGCCATCTAGGAGTTTGTTAACCCAGAGAGAAAAAGTGATtctgacaaaaaaaatttctaaaattgctGAAAGTAAAAGCAAGGAGACTGATGCTgttatgaaaaacatttttggcCTGCCATGTTTGCTTATGCAGGAAGCAAAAATGGTTTAAAGGATTTTGTTGGACTGACCAACATGTCCCATAATTTGCACCTAATCCCACCCCATGCCCTTATAAAAACACCATCATCCCTcacttatcaaaagaaagaaaggaaaaaaacaccATCATCCCTCAATCCATCAGCTATCATCCTTTCAGCTTGTCTCCCAAGCCAATATCCACACCGTCAGCTCCACCAGATCACCGTCCATTGCCGTCTGACCAGCTCATCTCTCCAGCTAAACAATTCCATCAGCTCTATAGATTTTGATAATTTCTCTGATACTATCCTTTctgtcttttgtctttttgatagTTGTCTTGCATTGTTATGCTACCCCCGTTAAATGAAATTGCAATAAGAAATAAAAGTTAAAGAGAAGAAGCGCATTGCCACATCTTTAAGTAAATGTGGATGAAGAAGTAGGAAGTTAAAGAAGCTCACAGTTTTTGTAGGAGTACAAGAAGTTGAAGGCTTTGTGACCATTGACTGTGGGATCCATTGGTCTTTTGCTTTGTAGCTTGTTAAGAAGATAGGTGGGAAGGAGTGGGGGGAGGAACATGGGTGAATGATACGACGCCAGTGTGTGGGAAAGATGTTTGCTGAAATGGCTGATAGAGGCCGACCAAATTCCCATAAGATTCACAAACAGAAAATATTGTTTACGGGGACTGTTTGTATTACTGTTTATGCGTACTGTTCACAAACACtgttcatatatttttattatacatCAATTTTGGGTATCCTAGGTTCTGTCCTACATCAGTTTGGTGTCAGAGCTTATGTCCTTCATCATATTTCACTTGCAGCACTTTTTCCATCGGCAATAATTATCATAGCAGATTTTAATGACAACATTTATCCCACAGCTGCACCAAACTGACCTTTATTGTTTTGGTGGGAAAGCTTGACGTATGTCGGATCATATTTGTCTTATTGGGTAACATAGAGCAAGTAGCTTGAtagaacttaattttttttgagttcaaGTGGTATCTATATTTGAAAACTATGGGAAATGGTTCAgtatttttatgtattttttgtGTGAAGTGTCTCATCTCAAGTGAGTGAGCCTTGCTGATTTGCggtattttttttgtcaataaagagacaaaaaaaggaagaaggaaCTTTAGGCATCTTGTAGGAGGGAATCTGCTTCcatcatctttttcattttgtgaCCAGAATGATGGATCTTCTTCTAGGGACCTCTTAAGCTTGGAAAGTATAATCCCCTGAAGGATGAGTGATGGGCGGCATGGTATATTGGGAAGCCTGTCCAAGTCTTCGCTAAAACTtgggatttttattttgttgaatttttttctttttttttagtggttgCATAGAGTACCGTACTCGCATTTGTTCACGCACACCCATCTGAACACCATATATGCCTGTTAATTAACTGATAAACTGGTTATGGAGTCTGTTGTGTGGCAGTTATGGCACAAACAACTTGACCTTTCTGTCTAGGAAATTGGTTGTGCCAATATGGCAACCAACTAGACCTCATCATGGGACTgaactttatttttcttggcTTCTCTAGCTTTTTAACTGTTGGCATTGCGCATGGCCATGTAATCTGCTTGGTTGTAGGTTATTTCTTCTGTCACTTATTATCTTTCTTATGGCATTGCCTTTTCTTCAATGTGAACCACATCATTCTCTGCATACCGAATAGTTTGATAGGGGAGTTATTTGTACATTGCTCAACGAATGGACTGCCTTTTTATTTGTGATTTTGAATCAATATCGGTTGTTTTCAGAttaacaattcttttttttgataatgagAAAAAGCTATCTGCATATATTAATCGTGTCGCAAGGAATTACAGTCTTGTTTTACTTGTTTCTCTTTCAAAGCTTTCGGACGTGTTTATGATGTGTGTATTTTTCAGGTTGCTGCTACGAAATATATGTTAAAGCAGTAATGAGAGAAGAAGCTCGCAAACAAGCAAAGGCTGAAGGTGGAAGTGCATAATGAAGTGTAATAACTCTGCCGCActtattttcccaaaaaaaaaaaaggaataagaaaagGAATGTAAAGTTGTTTGGCCATGTTGTTGTTAGACCTtctggtttttttgttggttagaCCTTCTGGCTTTTTGAGGGTTTAAATAAGCAGTAAAAACGTGGTATGAAATGTTTGAACTCAACCTTCTGCTattgggttttattttattaaacgtAGAAGAgtcattttattgtattttagaagagtaaaattgttcaaaaaattaaaataacaattttattcCTCTATAAAAACACTAACTAGATActttccattttaaatgaaatgaagaggatcttattttgggataaatatgttggcatgtcatttaaaaaaatttaaataatgtggcATTATTTAAAACGTTAAAAACTGACCATGAAATTGTTTATCTTCCTTTGTGACAGATTGATCTTGAGAAGCTTAGAGAAATTTGGACCTtggaatttcttctttttcaattgCACAAAGTCAAATTATTCTACCTTATTTTTACAATATTGGTTATTAGAAGAGCTCAAGCTCATTATACCAAACGAGAATGAGCACTAAAGCGATTCAGATTTTATAAACAAATGTTTTAaagcaaaaccaaaagaaagagaaggtgGACCAAGCTCATAACTTTACATCAATCTTTTCTTGCATGTTGTGC
This genomic interval from Corylus avellana chromosome ca3, CavTom2PMs-1.0 contains the following:
- the LOC132175148 gene encoding succinate dehydrogenase subunit 7B, mitochondrial-like, with the translated sequence MAFLLNKTGVVSHFRSHISQKTEDALSLARRAYHIEPGPREKALLEKDPVLKRFKSHKKSVWRLKRVADVATIVVVAGCCYEIYVKAVMREEARKQAKAEGGSA
- the LOC132175711 gene encoding uncharacterized protein At5g50100, chloroplastic, with product MASRGAFAAACNIGGRQRNPSVLSIPHHLKLKFHGPPSHPPHRFTSFPIYQPGLRYPVRAISEATADPVTPKKEEDEEQSPQNWKIKMLYDGDCPLCMREVNMLRERNKQYGTIKFVDISSDEYSPEENQGLDYRTVMGRIHAVLSDGTVVTDVEAFRRLYEQVGLGWVYAITKYEPIAKIADGIYGVWAKYRLPITGRPPLEEILEARKKNKGEACNDKNACKM